The following are encoded in a window of Candida dubliniensis CD36 chromosome 4, complete sequence genomic DNA:
- a CDS encoding zinc ion transmembrane transporter, putative (Similar to S. cerevisiae ZRG17), whose amino-acid sequence MTDKDLSPSPALNDPFETESAVSDTSDTPMTNNFEIPQIQTPQDSQINPMSPSIHIEESFIPNDTSSTSNFGLLSSANFSTDSLNNDTMTEPFNDYYNNNNNSNFSNSNNGSPRRYSNSSLTNSPRMGRANSNSATSRSRPLSAFLMDSSNAISEDGQPIQPVFNNTPRSRNSLTFGIKTPISSTFSNNYTPPPLAAPTGPYRSSSPTRQSSPSRINKHYRSTSPVRRGSSPTKANNNNNNNNNSNPFNFQSQDLMYQTNLNVSNGSNLSLPLKPAHRKGHKYKHSSISMNLFQEPPPVDIGMTQLSAIPDSYPIPNFNETLNSITPNQKLRFMWSGFHVSLSLIIFTIGFKYKLSSLSTLAHLVFYDSLGSLLIVFVDTMSNFDVWNKSSLAYPFGLGRIEVLVGFALSTSLVMVGFDLFSHFIEEFIILWVSPDNHVDHEHSSHNVHAEPGKNNTDSNWLIYISVLIITMVVSLISSNYILTYDRITEMINGQDDSGLKGNFSTKGNINNGSLLIDVDINNTAGEKLKKIVSAWKKNPTHLITLSYTLFLLVGPLIPQSLTSDLAIDINEAATITVALLLCYNGWKLVKTLGGILLCSFPYSDYDYHVLKSRIVDQILSKDFFKQTYRIEKFFITKFNYRLFVIGMKINMKGANSDEEVRMRFEINRIIYNELEKLDNSSKLVKPEITIDIDRF is encoded by the coding sequence ATGACAGATAAAGATCTTCTGCCCTCACCGGCATTGAATGACCCTTTTGAAACAGAAAGTGCGGTTTCAGATACAAGTGATACCCCAATGACgaataattttgaaattccACAAATACAAACACCACAAGATTCTCAAATTAACCCAATGTCACCGTCTATTCATATTGAGGAATCATTTATCCCCAATGATACTTCATCGACTAGTAATTTTGGATTGTTGTCAAGTGCAAATTTTTCGACAGATTCTTTAAACAACGACACAATGACAGAGCCATTTAAcgattattataataataataataatagcaATTTTAGTAACAGTAACAATGGTTCACCTAGACGATactcaaattcatcattaaccAATTCACCAAGAATGGGTCGAGCCAATTCAAATAGTGCTACTTCACGTTCTCGTCCCTTGTCGGCATTTTTAATGGATTCTAGTAATGCAATTTCAGAAGATGGTCAACCAATTCAACcagttttcaataatacCCCAAGATCAAGAAATTCTTTAACATTTGGTATAAAAACTCCAATTTCTTCCACGTTTTCAAATAACTAtacaccaccaccattggCTGCACCAACTGGTCCTTATAGATCATCATCTCCAACAAGACAATCGTCACCACTGAGAATAAACAAACATTACCGATCAACTTCACCAGTTAGAAGAGGatcatcaccaacaaaggctaacaacaacaacaacaacaacaacaacagtaatccatttaattttcaatcaCAAGACTTGATGTATCAAACTAATCTTAATGTCAGTAATGGTTCAAATCTAAGTTTGCCACTTAAACCAGCTCATCGTAAAGGTCACAAATATAAACATTCCTCGATTTCTATGAACCTTTTCCAAGAACCTCCACCGGTAGATATTGGAATGACACAACTTTCAGCTATTCCTGATCTGTATCCAATACCGAATTTCAATGAAacattaaattcaattaccCCTAATCAGAAATTAAGATTCATGTGGTCAGGTTTCCATGTTAGCTTATcattgattattttcaCTATTGGgttcaaatataaattatcatctttATCTACATTGGCTCATTTAGTATTTTATGATTCATTGGGTTCATTACTTATAGTGTTTGTTGACACCATGTCCAATTTTGATGTTTGGAACAAATCTTCTCTTGCTTACCCTTTTGGACTAGGAAGAATAGAAGTATTGGTTGGATTTGCATTGAGTACCTCATTAGTAATGGTTGGGTTTGATTTGTTTAGTCATTTCATTGAAGAGTTTATAATATTATGGGTTTCTCCCGATAATCATGTTGATCATGAACATCTGTCACATAATGTCCATGCTGAACCTGGTAAAAATAATACTGATTCAAATTGGCTTATTTATATACTGGTTTTGATTATCACCATGGTTGTGTCATTGATTTCGTCAAACTATATCTTGACATATGATAGAATCACGGAAATGATAAACGGACAAGATGATTCGGGTTTGAAAGGCAATTTCTCCACTAAGGGTAACATCAATAATGGGAGTTTGTtaattgatgttgatattaataatactgctggtgaaaaattaaagaaaattgttAGTGCTTGGAAAAAGAATCCAACACATTTGATCACATTAAGTTATACgttatttttattagttGGGCCCTTGATACCTCAGAGTTTAACCTCTGACTTGgcaattgatattaatgaagCTGCTACTATTACAGTAGCATTGTTGTTATGTTATAATGGATGGAAACTAGTGAAAACTCTTGGCGGGATATTATTATGTTCATTTCCTTATTCAGATTATGATTATCATGTGCTCAAATCTAGGATTGTTGATCAAATATTGTCGaaagattttttcaaacaaacTTATCGAATAgagaaatttttcattactaaattcaattatcgactttttgttattggtaTGAAAATCAATATGAAAGGAGCTAATTCTGATGAAGAAGTAAGAATgagatttgaaattaatcgaataatttataatgaacttgaaaaattggataatTCCAGTAAATTAGTGAAACCAGAAATTACTATTGATATAGATCGATTCTGA
- a CDS encoding acetylornithine aminotransferase, mitochondrial precursor, putative (Similar to S. cerevisiae ARG8) has translation MLRTYTKSLLKTSTVIKKSLLLNPATLSLLTKKYSTTTSIPDANDESHTGKFINSISKPYSVTTYARPNLVLTHGKGSYIYDLEDRKYIDFTSGIAVTCLGHSYEPITELIKQQSEKLIHCSNLYYNLPAGELSNKLINKTKEFEGMKDASRVFLCNSGTEANEAALKFARKYGKTINKEKYEFITFENSFHGRSMGALSVTPNPKYQEPFSPLIPGVKIAKPNDIESVKQVINKDKTCAVIIEPLQGEGGVNLIDESFLIELRKLCDENNVLLIYDEIQCGLGRTGKLWAHSWLSPQAHPDIVTIAKALGNGFPIGATMITEKVESSLNVGDHGTTYGGNPLASSVGSFIVDHIADKEFLTQVGNKSKIFLEGLNKISNEYPNLIEKVKGKGLLLGLQFKQNVDIGEIVAKCRQHGLLIITAGMNTIRLVPALNIPDQTIKDGLEILTQSIKEVN, from the coding sequence ATGTTGAGAACATATACTAAATCCTTGTTAAAAACATCAACCGTCATAAAGAAATCACTTTTGTTGAATCCAGCAACTTTATCATTGCTCACGAAAAAGTATTCGACGACGACTTCAATTCCTGATGCTAATGATGAATCACATACAGggaaatttattaattcaatttccaaACCTTATTCAGTCACCACTTATGCCCGTCCAAATCTAGTATTGACTCATGGTAAAGgatcatatatatatgatttAGAAGATCgtaaatatattgatttcACTTCTGGTATTGCTGTTACTTGTTTAGGACATTCTTATGAACCTATAactgaattaattaaacaacaaagtgaaaaattgattcattgttcaaatttatattataatttacCTGCTGGAGAATTatccaataaattaattaataaaactaaagaatttgaaggAATGAAAGATGCTAGTCGAGTATTTTTATGTAATTCTGGTACTGAAGCTAATGAAGCAGCATTAAAATTTGCTCGTAAATATGgcaaaacaataaataaggaaaaatatgaatttataacttttgaaaattctTTCCATGGTCGCTCAATGGGGGCATTATCAGTTACaccaaatccaaaatatCAAGAACCATTTTCTCCTTTGATCCCAGGGGTTAAAATTGCTAAACcaaatgatattgaaagtGTTAAACAAGTTataaataaagataaaactTGTGCAGTTATAATTGAACCTTTACAAGGTGAAGGTGGAGTTAATcttattgatgaatcatttttaattgaattacgTAAATTATgtgatgaaaataatgtattgttgatttatgATGAAATCCAATGTGGATTGGGTCGTACTGGTAAATTATGGGCCCATTCTTGGTTATCTCCACAAGCTCATCCAGATATAGTTACCATTGCCAAGGCATTAGGTAATGGATTCCCAATTGGTGCCACTATGATCACAGAAAAAGTCGAAAGTAGTTTAAATGTGGGTGATCATGGAACAACTTATGGTGGTAACCCCTTGGCTTCATCTGTAGGGtcttttattgttgatcatATTGCTGATAAAGAGTTTTTAACACAAGTTggaaataaatcaaaaattttccTTGAAggattaaataaaatatcaaatgaGTATCctaatttgattgaaaaagttAAAGGTAaaggattattattagggTTGcaatttaaacaaaatgTTGATATCGGTGAAATTGTTGCTAAATGTAGACAACATGgtttattgattataacTGCTGGGATGAATACTATTAGATTGGTACCAGCTTTAAATATTCCTGATCAAACCATAAAAGATGGTCTTGAAATTTTAACTCAAAGTATTAAAGAGGTTAATTAG
- a CDS encoding RNase III, putative (appears to be a fusion of orf19.3772 and orf19.3773;~Similar to S. cerevisiae RNT1;~In S. cerevisiae: involved in rDNA transcription and rRNA processing; also cleaves a stem-loop structure at the 3' end of U2 snRNA to ensure formation of the correct U2 3' end), whose translation MSFDKTESLLTVCDDLTQVKGNVSQFQAMVNNIISKAPTREEYEKLLKIIRLGEAPGETVQTIERLEQLMTASQTKVAVRLKELYLGGYLPLLTSLSKINFKSNVEDQFVSYFLDYNPVLPSNVVQDLRVLQGKKPDTLTAPIDIISYPPTLPAISSTILLIRIMTDRSYRQPSDFIESSSSDYNKSHNGRLVLRGRAIMQLCLVEVLEESYPRLLDEDIQFISHKLMTPIILTKFAFGYNLVDHLKYNFSVDADYEEKLQIIGNIFLAYMGGLKTEGYDLNDLKLFVKRLYEPVIADYMNKNDVLSKVALVELDLLFKSVTNMLYLPRENIRYEIIQVESDPHVARILVDNEELGSGVSSVSFEEAKCRAAQDILNDQGRIMKIWEILKNNHMKNNTTKSVIKTENPETVMQIPIQQAPPTMSSHVGTPVVEHATESPSIQNLTTTPISPSSANANTRQTPPQFAMQPPPSQQSFAFAQQHYPGVAYQTPFLQPQQYGGGAPIGYFHPMQQQHLHSQAAAAAAVTASPQLLQQHAQAQTQTQAQAQAPARSQVQPPSSGPLYDQNATSKNGEQIYVDQYGIPHLGTGCKKVDTNAKNDLYSKLGKAKISTPQYEDKISPEKVYHVLVSVKGIYLGGGFDLNKKLAAQKAAMCALVNTPKLAEIGL comes from the coding sequence atgTCTTTCGATAAAAcagaatcattattaacTGTATGTGATGATTTAACTCAAGTCAAGGGGAATGTTTCCCAGTTTCAAGCAATGGTTAACAATATCATTAGTAAAGCACCAACAAGAGAAGAATATGAAAAgctattgaaaattattcGTCTTGGTGAAGCTCCAGGTGAGACTGTGcaaacaattgaaagaCTAGAGCAATTGATGACTGCTCTGCAAACAAAAGTTGCTGTTCgattaaaagaattatattTGGGAGGGTATTTGCCATTATTAACATCACtttcaaaaatcaatttcaaatcaaatgttgaagatcaatttgtttcttattttttggATTATAATCCAGTATTACCCAGTAATGTTGTTCAAGATTTAAGAGTTCTTCAAGGTAAAAAACCTGATACCCTTACTGCTCctattgatattatttcCTATCCACCAACTTTGCCTGCAATTAGTAGTACAATACTTTTGATTAGAATCATGACTGATAGATCGTATCGTCAACCTCTGGATTTCATTGAACTGTCATCTAGTGACTATAATAAAAGTCATAATGGAAGATTGGTTTTGAGAGGACGAGCAATCATGCAACTTTGTCTTGTTGAAGTATTGGAAGAAAGTTACCCTCGTCTACTTGATGAAGATATACAATTTATTAGTCATAAATTAATGACACCAATTATTTTAACCAAGTTTGCATTTGGTTATAATTTAGTTGatcatttgaaatataACTTTTCCGTTGATGCTGATTATGAAGAAAAGTTGCAAATCATTggcaatatttttttggcaTATATGGGTGGACTTAAAACCGAGGGTTATGAtttgaatgatttgaaattgtttgttAAAAGATTATATGAACCAGTTATTGCTGATTATAtgaataaaaatgatgTTTTATCAAAAGTTGCTCTTGTTGAATTGGATCTTTTATTCAAACTGGTGACTAATATGTTGTATCTTCCTCGAGAGAATATTCGATACGAGATAATTCAAGTTGAATCTGATCCTCATGTGGCCAGAATATTGGTggataatgaagaattggGTTCTGGGGTATCATCAGTAAGTTTTGAAGAAGCCAAATGTCGAGCTGCCcaagatattttgaatGATCAGGGTCggataatgaaaatatgggagattttgaaaaataatcatATGAAGAATAATACCACTAAGTCGGTCATTAAAACAGAGAATCCGGAAACCGTCATGCAAATCCCAATACAACAAGCTCCTCCAACTATGAGTTCTCATGTAGGTACACCTGTTGTTGAGCATGCTACAGAGTCACCTTCAATACAAAAcctaacaacaacacccATATCCCCATCGTCAGCAAATGCAAATACAAGACAAACGCCACCCCAATTTGCAATGCAGCCGCCACCATCACAACAATCATTTGCATTTgcacaacaacattatCCCGGAGTTGCCTATCAAACACCATTTctacaaccacaacaataCGGAGGTGGTGCACCCATCGGCTATTTTCATCCAATGCAGCAACAGCATCTACACTCAcaagcagcagcagcagcgGCAGTAACAGCATCACCACAGCTATTGCAACAACATGCACAGGCACAAACCCAAACTCAAGCCCAAGCCCAAGCCCCAGCACGATCTCAAGTACAACCACCTTCCAGCGGACCTTTATATGATCAAAATGCTACAAGTAAGAATGGTGAGCAGATTTATGTTGATCAATACGGTATACCACATTTAGGTACTGGATGTAAGAAAGTTGATACTAATGctaaaaatgatttatattcGAAATTGGGTAAAGCAAAAATTTCCACCCCTCAATATGAGGATAAAATATCCCCTGAAAAAGTTTATCATGTTCTTGTTCTGGTTAAAGGTATTTATTTGGGTGGtggatttgatttgaataagAAATTAGCTGCTCAAAAAGCAGCAATGTGTGCATTGGTTAATACCCCAAAATTAGCTGAAATAGGATTGTag